The following are encoded in a window of Corynebacterium argentoratense DSM 44202 genomic DNA:
- the infB gene encoding translation initiation factor IF-2, which produces MPGKLRVHELAKKLEITSKELLATLKEQGEFVKTASSTVEPPVVKKMEKFYADKRAAEGAGDGDAQQSSAKAADSKAAKKPAASAAPKPGAKPAAKPAAAEKKQSEVKAEAKATKPAPKPAAQSAAKAKATPAKPAAKSAAKPEAAAPAKPSGSASTPSAMPRPMAKPGPKPGARAPRVANNPFSTGTSPAPRPGGGPRPGGASKSGGQRPGQGGPRPGGAAGNKQGGERQGGGRRPSPAMMPSHPNPAQMPSRSSAGGGGRDGNNGGGGRGGNFGGRPGGGPRGGGGRRGGTAGAFGRPGGAPRRGRKSKRQKRNEYEAMQAPNVIGGVRLPDGGGSTLRLARGASLSDFADKIGADASALVQALFNLGEMVTATASVSDETLMLLGEEMNYKVEVVSPEDEDRELLESFDLQFGEDEGDEEDLAKRPPVVTVMGHVDHGKTRLLDTIRKSNVGGGEAGGITQGIGAYQVPVAFEDRQRLVTFLDTPGHEAFTAMRARGAKSTDIAILVVAADDGVMPQTVEAINHAKAADVPIVVAVNKIDKEGASPEKIRGQLTEYGLIPEEYGGDSMFVDISAKQGINIDGLLEAVLLTADASLDLRANPDMDAQGVAIEAHLDRGRGPVATVIVQRGTLRVGDSIVVGDAYGRVRRMVDEYGNDVDEAGPSRPVQVQGLNSVPGAGDNLLVVEDDRVARQIANQRNARKRNALQAKARKRISLEDLDSVLKETSTLNLILKGDNAGSVEALEEALLKIEVDDEVQLNIIDRGVGAVTQTNVSLAAASNAVIIGFNVRSEGKATEEANAEGVEIRYYSVIYRAIEEMEAALKGMLKPIYEEKEIGRAEIRALFKASSVGLIAGCMVESGKVRRNASVRLVRDGNVVTEKATIDSLRREKDDATEVTAGYECGMVLSYPDIQVGDIIEVFEMVEVPRD; this is translated from the coding sequence GTGCCCGGAAAGCTTCGCGTACACGAACTCGCAAAGAAGCTGGAAATTACCAGTAAAGAACTACTCGCTACCCTGAAAGAGCAGGGTGAATTCGTCAAGACCGCCTCGAGCACAGTCGAGCCGCCGGTCGTGAAGAAAATGGAGAAGTTCTACGCCGACAAGCGCGCCGCAGAAGGCGCAGGAGACGGCGACGCACAACAATCCTCGGCTAAAGCCGCTGATTCGAAGGCGGCTAAGAAGCCTGCCGCATCTGCTGCCCCCAAGCCTGGCGCGAAACCAGCTGCAAAGCCGGCCGCTGCCGAGAAAAAGCAATCGGAAGTCAAGGCTGAGGCTAAGGCCACTAAGCCTGCACCGAAGCCTGCTGCACAGTCAGCAGCAAAAGCCAAGGCAACCCCTGCCAAGCCCGCGGCCAAGTCTGCCGCTAAACCTGAGGCTGCAGCACCGGCGAAGCCGTCTGGTTCTGCATCCACGCCTTCAGCTATGCCGCGGCCCATGGCAAAGCCGGGGCCCAAGCCTGGTGCACGTGCTCCCCGTGTTGCAAACAACCCATTCTCGACCGGAACCAGCCCGGCACCTCGCCCCGGTGGCGGACCGCGCCCTGGCGGTGCATCGAAGTCTGGTGGCCAGCGCCCCGGACAGGGTGGCCCCCGCCCAGGCGGTGCTGCCGGTAACAAGCAAGGCGGAGAGCGCCAAGGTGGAGGACGTCGTCCTTCGCCCGCAATGATGCCTTCGCACCCCAACCCCGCACAGATGCCTTCCCGTTCTTCTGCCGGTGGCGGCGGACGTGACGGCAACAACGGTGGCGGCGGACGCGGCGGAAACTTCGGTGGACGCCCTGGTGGCGGCCCCCGCGGTGGCGGCGGACGTCGTGGCGGCACTGCTGGCGCATTCGGACGTCCGGGTGGCGCTCCGCGTCGCGGTCGTAAGTCGAAGCGGCAGAAACGCAATGAGTACGAAGCAATGCAGGCACCCAATGTCATCGGCGGCGTACGTTTGCCCGATGGCGGCGGCTCCACGCTGCGACTGGCTCGCGGTGCATCGCTGTCTGACTTCGCTGACAAGATCGGCGCTGACGCATCGGCACTCGTCCAGGCATTGTTCAACCTCGGTGAAATGGTGACCGCGACTGCGTCGGTCTCCGACGAGACACTGATGCTGCTCGGCGAAGAAATGAACTACAAGGTAGAGGTCGTCTCGCCCGAAGATGAGGACCGTGAGCTTCTCGAAAGCTTCGACCTTCAATTCGGTGAAGATGAGGGCGACGAAGAAGACCTCGCGAAGCGACCCCCGGTTGTTACCGTTATGGGTCACGTTGACCACGGTAAGACCCGCCTGCTCGACACCATCCGCAAATCCAATGTGGGCGGTGGCGAAGCCGGTGGTATTACCCAGGGCATCGGTGCATACCAGGTTCCGGTGGCTTTCGAAGACCGCCAACGCCTCGTTACCTTCCTTGACACACCCGGTCACGAAGCCTTCACCGCTATGCGTGCCCGTGGTGCCAAGTCCACCGACATCGCGATCCTTGTCGTCGCTGCTGACGACGGCGTCATGCCTCAGACCGTTGAAGCAATCAACCACGCTAAGGCTGCTGACGTTCCGATCGTGGTCGCCGTGAACAAGATCGATAAGGAAGGCGCATCCCCGGAGAAAATCCGTGGCCAGCTCACCGAATACGGTCTTATTCCGGAAGAATATGGTGGCGATTCGATGTTCGTCGACATCTCTGCAAAGCAGGGCATCAACATCGATGGCTTGCTTGAAGCTGTGCTGTTGACTGCAGATGCATCCCTGGACTTGCGCGCTAACCCGGACATGGACGCCCAGGGTGTGGCAATCGAAGCCCACCTTGACCGCGGTCGTGGTCCAGTGGCCACCGTCATCGTGCAGCGCGGTACCCTCCGCGTGGGCGATTCCATCGTCGTAGGCGATGCGTACGGTCGTGTCCGTCGTATGGTCGATGAGTACGGCAATGACGTCGACGAGGCCGGTCCGTCCCGTCCCGTTCAGGTTCAGGGTCTCAACTCTGTGCCCGGTGCAGGCGATAACCTCCTGGTTGTCGAAGACGACCGTGTTGCCCGCCAGATCGCCAACCAGCGCAACGCCCGCAAGCGCAACGCACTGCAGGCCAAGGCGCGTAAGCGTATCTCCCTCGAGGATCTGGATTCCGTACTTAAGGAAACTTCCACCCTCAACCTCATCCTCAAGGGCGACAACGCAGGTTCGGTGGAAGCCCTGGAGGAGGCCCTGCTCAAGATCGAGGTCGACGACGAAGTTCAGCTCAACATCATCGACCGTGGTGTCGGTGCTGTCACGCAGACCAACGTCTCACTCGCGGCAGCATCCAACGCTGTGATCATTGGTTTCAATGTTCGCTCCGAAGGCAAAGCCACCGAGGAAGCCAACGCCGAAGGCGTCGAAATCCGCTACTACAGCGTTATCTACCGAGCCATCGAAGAAATGGAAGCAGCCCTCAAGGGTATGCTCAAGCCGATTTACGAAGAGAAGGAAATCGGCCGAGCCGAAATCCGCGCGCTGTTCAAGGCATCTTCCGTCGGCCTCATCGCCGGCTGCATGGTGGAATCCGGCAAGGTTCGCCGCAATGCATCGGTGCGCCTCGTCCGCGACGGCAACGTCGTTACGGAGAAGGCAACCATTGACTCCTTGCGCCGTGAAAAAGACGACGCAACCGAAGTTACAGCCGGTTACGAGTGCGGTATGGTGCTGTCCTACCCGGATATCCAGGTCGGCGACATCATCGAGGTATTCGAAATGGTCGAGGTTCCCCGCGACTAG
- the rbfA gene encoding 30S ribosome-binding factor RbfA, with protein MVDHARAARLAKRIQTIVANAIELEVKDSRLELVTITDCKVTGDLHDATVFYTVRGRTVNEEPDVAVAAEALKRARGQLRKIMGEQLGVRYTPTLSFSHDTVPETSAHMEALLERARKRDEELRKLAENARLAGEADPYKKADDEHE; from the coding sequence ATGGTTGATCATGCCCGCGCAGCTCGTCTCGCCAAACGCATCCAGACGATCGTTGCAAATGCCATCGAATTAGAAGTTAAAGATAGTCGACTGGAACTCGTGACAATCACCGACTGCAAAGTCACCGGAGACCTCCACGACGCCACCGTGTTTTACACGGTTCGCGGCCGCACAGTCAATGAAGAGCCTGACGTCGCGGTCGCGGCTGAAGCACTGAAGCGTGCCCGTGGTCAACTGCGAAAGATCATGGGTGAGCAGCTCGGTGTGCGTTACACGCCAACGTTGAGCTTCAGCCACGACACCGTGCCAGAGACTAGTGCGCACATGGAAGCGCTGCTAGAACGCGCCCGTAAGCGTGACGAAGAGTTGCGCAAGCTAGCGGAGAACGCCCGGCTCGCCGGCGAGGCTGACCCCTACAAAAAGGCCGATGACGAACACGAGTAA
- a CDS encoding YlxR family protein, giving the protein MASSVGHARRHPIRTCIATRTRHPDSQLLRVVLRRRSAGDKVQGEFFVQPDPQRKLPGRGAWITPAQEAVEIAIARRQFARAFKVSAPVDAERLCSYIKEHTSKTKNVETEH; this is encoded by the coding sequence TTGGCGAGCAGCGTAGGACACGCCCGACGTCACCCCATCCGTACCTGCATTGCCACACGAACACGGCATCCTGATTCTCAGCTGTTGAGGGTTGTTCTTCGGCGACGATCTGCTGGAGACAAAGTGCAGGGTGAGTTCTTCGTACAGCCCGACCCGCAGCGTAAGCTACCTGGGCGTGGCGCGTGGATCACTCCCGCACAGGAGGCCGTGGAGATAGCTATTGCACGTAGGCAGTTTGCCCGCGCGTTTAAGGTGTCTGCCCCGGTAGACGCAGAGAGATTGTGCTCCTACATCAAGGAGCACACCTCAAAGACCAAGAATGTGGAGACCGAACACTGA